The following coding sequences lie in one Acipenser ruthenus unplaced genomic scaffold, fAciRut3.2 maternal haplotype, whole genome shotgun sequence genomic window:
- the LOC117968010 gene encoding uncharacterized protein LOC117968010 isoform X2 — MVRKRRKRSRSKSYDPPDMSGDSSRGNVQVKTERREDEEELETLRREEEEKLEEEEEEEKEAKLKREKAKLKREKAKLRREEKKLKEEEEKLKEEEEEKLKREKEKLKRENEKLKREKEKLKREKEKLRREQQEKLRREQQEKLRREKEEKLRREEERLKREEEERLKRKEEERLKREEERLKREEERLRKEEERLKRENERLKREEEEERLRRENERLRKEEERRRRENERLRREEERLKREEEERRRGCNIS, encoded by the exons ATGGTTAGGAAGAGAAGGAAACGAAGCCGCAGTAAATCTTATGACCCGCCCGATATGTCAGGAGACTCTTCCAG AGGGAATGTCCAGGtgaagacagagaggagagaggacgaGGAGGAACTGGAGAcactgaggagggaggaggaggagaaactggaggaggaggaggaggaggagaaggaggcgaAACTGAAGAGGGAGAAGGCGAAACTGAAGAGGGAGAAGGCGAaactgaggagggaggagaagaaactgaaggaggaggaggagaaactgaaggaggaggaggaggagaaactgaagagggagaaggagaaactGAAGAGGGAAAATGAGAAACTGAagagggagaaggagaaactgaagagggagaaggagaaactgaggagggagcagcaggagaaactgaggagggagcagcaggagaaactgaggagggagaaggaggagaaactgaggagggaggaggagagactgaagagggaggaggaggagagactgaagaggaaagaggaggagagactgaagagggaggaggagagactgaagagggaggaggagagactgaggaaggaggaggagagactgaagagagagaatgagagactgaagagggaggaggaggaggagagactgaGGAGGGAGAATGAGAGACtgaggaaggaggaggagagacGGAGGAGGGAGAATGAGAgactgaggagggaggaggagagactgaagagagaggaggaggagagacggAGGGGGTGTAATATTTCATGA